One stretch of Malus domestica chromosome 14, GDT2T_hap1 DNA includes these proteins:
- the LOC103424237 gene encoding LOW QUALITY PROTEIN: uncharacterized protein (The sequence of the model RefSeq protein was modified relative to this genomic sequence to represent the inferred CDS: inserted 1 base in 1 codon; deleted 3 bases in 2 codons; substituted 1 base at 1 genomic stop codon): MDPKHDLLRIVDPLLTPTGPNTTNPNLTRIHNCNFINAKTTFKFKCRRRCCIHNVAPSSTSTAAANSNDFRQQDKSFWGAVTLIIGTAVGPGMLGLPXRSGPLPSTLAILLSWLYVISSVILVAELSFSAMEQDALQEVSFTALASKAFGGRFGAFVAVVHASLSFALLVACISMITPFMCKIAGNTVADARKAILIGGAVPLITVLSWNLIVLGLSGSGTNAAAPGDPISLLLSVNPSALSAVQAFAFSALATSLIGYAVSFPKQLLDTVELIAKINLKNNKVGVASSQGNGFGGVGFAVYXKMSHDDNNIGNAGRASFTTGSGSGRCIDASDSKPGWSINMIVMPLVLGIPVLIASFFPSTFSRALDFAGPCANCFLFGILPPAMAYIHQSRKKSSWCRSSNILPGGNATLAILFGIAVILGIWH; this comes from the exons ATGGACCCCAAACACGATTTGCTGAG AATAGTCGACCCCCTTCTCACTCCAACTGGTCCCAACACCACTAATCCCAATCTCACTCGCATTCACAACTGCAACTTCATCAATGCTAAAACCACCTTCAAATTCAAATGCCGCCGCCGCTGCTGCATTCATAACGTTGCTCCTTCTTCTACTTCAACTGCAGCAGCCAATAGTAATGATTTCCGTCAACAAGACAAGAGCTTCTGGGGTGCTGTCACCCTGATCATCGGCACTGCCGTTGGTCCTGGCATGCTCGGTTTGC TCCGCTCCGGCCCACTCCCCTCCACCCTTGCCATCCTCCTCTCTTGGCTCTATGTCATCTCATCCGTCATCCTCGTCGCGGAGCTCAGCTTTTCCGCCATGGAACAAGACGCCCTTCAAGAGGTCAGCTTTACCGCCCTTGCTTCCAAAGCATTCGGTGGTCGTTTTGGCGCATTTGTTGCTGTCGTCCATGCCTCTTTGAGCTTTGCCTTGTTGGTCGCTTGCATCTCCATG ATCACCCCTTTCATGTGCAAGATTGCTGGCAACACTGTAGCCGACGCTCGCAAGGCCATACTCATTGGTGGGGCTGTTCCATTGATCACGGTCTTGTCATGGAATTTGATTGTGTTGGGGCTTTCTGGATCCGGAACCAACGCCGCAGCACCCGGAGACCCTATATCCCTTCTGCTTTCCGTTAATCCATCTGCACTGTCTGCAGTGCAAGCATTTGCCTTCTCCGCTTTGGCAACGAGCTTGATCGGGTACGCTGTTAGCTTTCCGAAACAGCTTCTTGATACTGTGGAattgattgcaaaaatcaacctcaaaaataacaaagtaggAGTAGCTTCTTCTCAAGGCAATGGTTTTGGAGGAGTTGGGTTTGctgtttattaaaaaatgagCCATGATGATAATAATATTGGAAATGCAGGGAGGGCTTCTTTTACCACCGGTTCAGGTTCAGGGCGTTGTATTGATGCTTCTGATTCTAAACCGGGATGGAGCATTAATATGATTGTAATGCCGCTGGTGCTCGGTATTCCAGTGCTCATAGCATCTTTCTTTCCCTCCACCTTTTCCAGAGCTCTTGATTTCGCCGGACCTTGTGCAAACTGTTTTCTGTTTGGCATCCTTCCTCCAGCAATGGCTTACATACACCAATCGAGGAAGAAATCAAG TTGGTGCAGGTCATCCAACATTTTACCAGGGGGAAATGCTACACTTGCC ATCCTCTTTGGAATTGCTGTCATTTTGGGGATTTGGCATTAG